GGTTCATGCAAATTCCAGGGCAAATAAGTTTCGACTGTGTTGAATCCGCAAGCTTTCAGCTTGAGCAAACGATCTTCCCAGTATTCCGGTACAACGCGGAAATAATGAATCGCTCCCGATATCAACTGAAGAGGTTCTCCATCCAATAAGAACTGTTTATCTTTTGCTTTTAAAATTGCCATATAAATCCCTCCGGATTAAGAATGCGATTGGTTGTTGTCTCCTCTCATCATCGCTGAAAAGACATGGCCGCTCAATCTCCAAATGGAGCATTTTCTATACCAAATGTGCCATTTCAATGGTATGATGAAAAGAACCATTTGAACCCTAGGGAGGGATTTGCTGTGGAGGATTTATATCGGTTTCCCAACATCATTCATACCCTGCAAGTCGTAGGCTGCCATTTTGGACGCAAGCCCCCGGGATGGGAATATCCGCGGCATCATCATCATTTGTTTGAACTGCTTTACTGCCAAGAGGGACAAGTTACGCATGACATTAATCGTGAAACTGTAACCATGAAGGCAGGTGACTGGCTGCTGATCAAGTCCGGGGTCCGTCATCAATCTTCTAATTCGTCTGCGCTCGATTATGGCTATTTCAATGTGCATTTTGATCTCGACGATACAGAAATTCGCAGTCTGCTGGCAGCAACGCCTTATCGGCATATTCCACAAAAGGCAGCCGCTGAGAGCAAACTCCTGCATTATGTAAAAGAGCTGGAATCTGTCATGCATAGGAATCTCGCCAATGCCGAAGAAGCCCAGCTTCACTTACGCTTTGAGGATAAACTGCTGCTGCAATCCTACCTACTGCTCATCATTCATGATGTGCTTGATCTAATACGGGGGCATGCTGCCTCATACAAACAAAAAAAAACAGCAGTGTCAGATAAAGATGCCTCTTTATTCGCCGCTGATGTCGCGCATGCAATTGAAGAAAAGCTATCAAGTGGGCTTTGTGAGGAAGCGACCGTCGCCGGGATCGCCAAAGAGCTGAATTTGAGCCGCAGCCAGTGTACCAAGCTATTCGCCAAAGTGTATGGCCTGTCGCCGCGTCAGTACGTGAGCCAACAAAAGTTGAAACTAGCCAAAGAACTGCTGGTCACAACCCATTTGCCAATGACAGATATCGCCGACAAGCTTGGCTTCCAATCAGCCAGCCACTTCTCGCGGCAATTCCGCCGCTGGACCGGTCAATCGCCAAGCGAGTTCAAGCCCAAGCACCAGGTCGCTCAGCAGCCGCTATCCGAAATCAGTCACTGATCAACACTTCAATGCCGAGTGTCTCAATCGCATCAATCCATTCTTTGGAACAGCCGGAATCGGTAATCACCATCGATATTTCTTCGAGTTTCGACACGCGGGCAAACGTAGACATCCCGAATTTGGTATGGTCCGTTACCAGAATGGACTCCTCAGCTCGCTGTATCATTTTGCGCGAAACAATGGCTTCCGCCAGGTGAAAGTCGGTTATGCCGTCAGTGAGTGAGATACCTCCAACGGAGATAAACGCCTTGTTTACTTTGAACTGGTCCAGCATTTGATCCGTAAGAGAGCCTGCAGCTGCTTGAAACTCCATATTGATCTCCCCGCCAACGAAGATGATTCTTCCACGGAACGTTTCCATGGCCAGATTGAGAATCGGGACAGAATGAGTGATCAACGTAATATTCGTACGATCCTTCAAATAAGGCATAATCTCAATCGTCGTCGTGCCGTTATCCATCATGATCGTTTCACCATCCTGAATTAACGAGGCAGCCAGCTTGCCGATCGCCGCTTTCTCCGCCTTCATCATTTGAGCCCGCTTCAGAAAAGGCGGCTCCACAAGCTCCAGACGCATCTTAACCGCACCGCCGTAAACCTTGCGAAGCTTTCCTTCCTTCTCCAATCGGTCCAAATCACGCCGCACGGTTTCTGTAGAAACCGCAAGCATCTCTGAGAGATGATGCACTTGGACCTTCCCTTCCATCTCCAACTGATTCAGGATCGTCATCCTGCGATCTTCATATGTTAATGACATTTGGGCCTTCCTCCATGACCGATAGTTTGTATATGGTGTTGTTTCTTGTTGTTTTAATCAGTGTAGGGGTAGGTGTTGCGTGTGTCAACTGGGCCCAACCACTAACTTTGCTTGTCAGATCAAACTCATATATGCCCATTAGCAATACCTGGTATGCCATTTTTGAATTTTACTCCTGAATAAACCTTCCGTACAATAAAATAAAGCCATTCTACTAGGTTTATCAAACCGCCTGATCGGAGTGATCGTCATGATCCAGAAAAAGTATGCTTTGAAACAAGATATTCAAGGAAAAGCTGTGGTGATTACATACGAGGATAGTTACGAGCATGAGGAAGAGTCACCGTTCCAGACAGGTTCGATGGAAGATGAGCTGTTTCTAAAGATTAGACAAGAGATCGAAAATTATGCTTCTTTGTCCAATACTCACTCCGAAACTACCATTATAGTAGAATCCTGTCTGATAACGGATCAGCATATACCGGTTCTATTTGTTTACCCTGAAGGGGCGAATGAGCTGCCTGTTGTCTTTTTCAATCATGGGACTGGCGGAGATGCTGTTGGACTTATTTCTATGGGAATACCGCTTGCTTATGCCGGCTTTTTCACCGTGCTTGTAGACGCTAGAATGCATGGGAGGAGACGACCTGCTAATTTTAAAGAAGCATTCTATGGGAACGATTACAAGAAAGTTTATTTGACATTATTGCAGGAAACTACCCAAGATATTTCTCGATTGATTGATTATTTGGAACAAGATCCGCGAGCCGACACGCACAAAGTCGGGATATCAGGCATTTCACAAGGTGGTTACCTTTCCTTCTTTGCGATTACGCAAGATAAAAGAATAAAGGTGGCAGCGCCTATTATAGGTTCTCCTGATTTGGAAGACCAATACGGAGCTAGCCCTCCATTTGATGAACTTGAACCCACTGTACAGCAAGATATTATTCGCTTTAGCCCATTAAGAAACTATCGCCAGATGCCCCCGGTCGCCCTGCTAGTTCAAAATGGAAACGAAGACATCGTCGTCCCCGTTGAAGGGGTAAGAAAACTGGAAGCTAAATTGAAAGAGTTGTATAAAGAAATGCCCGACCGGTACCAGTACGTGGAGTACGATGGCGTAGGACATGCAATCACCTTAAACGGGATCGAAGATCCGCTTGGTATCGGTCAACGAATGATGGCATGGTTTACCAAACATTTATAAAGCAGAAATCTGAATACAAACCTCGAACTCGCTGAAAGATGAGCTCGAGGTTTTTTGTATTTGCCTAACACGTACATGCCGCACAAAATTTGCATTGACAGTTCAACTGAAACGGATATACAATTGTCAACAAACAACAAGATATTATCACAAAACCACATGACGACAACAAAACAACAAATAGGGGGCTATTCGCGTGCAGCATCCGCTTACTTTTCGGAAAGATCACACGTTTACCATTACACAATTTACTGATATACATTGGAAAGATGGTGGAACAGAAGACCAACTTACCAAACGGCTTATGGAAGATGTGCTTGATACCGAGCGCCCTGATCTTGTCGTATTTACTGGCGACGTCATTTATACCGGCTATGTCACACCAGGCGAACCTCTCTGCGAGCAGCCTTTACAAGCATTCCGCGATGCCATTCAGGTTGCTGAAACCCGAGGCATTCCTTGGGCTGTTGTGTTCGGCAACCATGATACCGAGACCCTTATCACAAGGACTGAGCTTATGGATACCGTCCTTCAACAACCGCATACGGTTGCACAGCACGGTCCGGAAGAAATCAACGGTGTCGGGAACTATCAATTAACGATCACCGATTCAGAGGGAGTGGCAGCTGCGGCCTTGTACTTTTTCGATTCTGGGAATGTCTCATCACTCCCTCACATCAAAGGCTACGATTGGATTCGCCGCGATCAAATCGAGTGGTACACCAAGCAGTCTGAGCAACTCACCTCCAGCAACAACGAGCAGACTTTGCCTGCGCTTGCCTTCTTCCATATCCCGCTTCCGGAATATCAGGAAGTTTGGAACCGCGCCACTTGTTATGGCAACAAGTTCGAGAATGTTTGCTGCTCTCCCGTGAATTCCGGATTGTTCACAGCCATGGTCGAAATGGGCGATGTCATGGGAACATTCTGCGGTCACGATCACATCAATGATTATTGGGGCGAACTGCATGGGATCCGTCTCTGTTACGGAAGAGCAACAGGCTACAATACCTATGGGCAAGAAGGCTTCCCGCGAGGCGCCAGAATGATTCGTCTTCACCAAGGCGAGCGTTCTTTCGAAACATGGCTGCGACTGGCTGACGGCAAGGTGATCCGCAATCAACCAGAACACAATCCTACCGTATAAGTTCACCTAGATCTGGAGATGATCACTTGTTTGTTGTTTCACTTTCACTTGTCGTAGCTTCTGGTCTTACACATGCGATTTGGAGTTTATTCACCAAAAGAAGCCGGAATAAAAGCGTCTTCCTCTGGGCCATTGTGATGGTAACGACTGTCGGACTTTTTCCTTATCTAGTCAGAGAACTGTGGATTACTCCTTTATCCTTGCAAGCGTATGGACTCTTGCTTTTATCAGCTTGTTTACAGAGCATCTACGCCCTATTGTTGGCCAAAACCTACAATATGGGCGATCTCTCCCAGGTGTACCCGATCATGCGAGGCACGAGCACCCTGTTCATACCTATTGTCAGTGTTCTCTTCCTTCGTGAAACCTTATCTGTCTATGGTTGGATGGGTCTGCTCTGTATGGTCATCGGTTTCCTGTGGCTTAGCGGCATTATTAGTCGCAAGCAAACGTCCGCCGGAACGGTCAAACCTTTTCTTATGGCCCTTTGTGTCGGCTTATGTACGACTTGCTACGTTTTTGTAGATCGCCTTAATCTACAGCATGTCTCAGCAATCACCCTGCTCGAAGTAACGAATATAGGGTTCATGGCGGGCTTGACGCCGATCGTTCTCCGTTCCAAGCAGATTGGCACCGAATGGAAAATGAACGCGAAAATCATTCTCCTAGGCGCAATTCTCAACCCTGGATCTTATTTGTTATTCCTGTTCGCGATGACATACGCCCCGGTCGCTCATATTTCGCCCATTCGTGAAATTGGCACCGTCTTTGCTACCATACTCGGCATCGTTGTACTCAAAGAGAAACAAGGCAAACTTCGAATCATATGCTCAATTCTCATCTTAATGGGAATTCTAATCATTAGTTTCTTTGGTTAAGTCGCGGCTTTATTTCTTTACCTGTTGACTTTATCTTCTAATCGTCTTATCATAATGTCAGTGAGTACTGACATTGATTCGGAAGAGGGATACCATGGACACCAGCAAGCTGGGAAGCAGCGATAGACTTCTTTTAGCGGCGCTCAATCTGATTTCGGAAAGAGGCTATAATGGGGTAACGACGATGGAAATCGCCCAAGCGGCAGGGCTTAGCGAGAAGACATTGTTTCGTCAATTCGGCAGTAAGCAGAAGCTTCTTGAAGCCGCTTTTGACCGCTACCATTATGCGGAAGAGATGAAAAAGCTATTTAATGAGAAGCTCGTATGGGAGCTGGAAGCGGATCTGCTTCTGGTCAGCCGAACCTATCATGAGATCATGAATCGCAACCGCAAAATCTTCCAGATCAGCCTCAAGGACGAAGGCCAGCTGCCCGGATTCCGCGAACGTACACATAAGCATCCCCATCAATTGTTGGAAATCTTAACGAATTACTTCATCACCATGTCGGAAAAGGGTAAAATGATTGCTGCAAACCCGGAGATGCAGGCCTTCTCTTTTATGATGATGAATTACGGGGCGTTCCAGAATGATCTCGACAGTCATAAAAATTATCCCAGCATTTCGCTGGAGCCTTTTATCCAAGAAAGCATAAAGATTTTCGCTAGGGCCTTACGTCCCTAGTTTTTTTAAGAACCAAATGTCAGTCAGTACTGACAGTCAAACCGAAGAAAGAAGTGATCACAAATGACTACTCAAACTGAAGCTCCAACTCAAGCAACACAGCAAAATGCCAATAAATTAATGCGCATTCTGATGTTTACCCTCACCATTTCTATGATGAGCGGCATCATGTTTAATATCGTACTCCCCAAAATCAGCCAAGAATTCTCCCTTACGATTGCACAGGTCAGTTGGCTCTCCTCCGCCTATATTCTTATCTACGCAATTGGCGCAGTCACTTATGGGAAGCTGGCCGATCGCTATAAGTTGAAAAATTTAGTGACTTTGGGACTGCTCGTCTTTTCCGTTGGTTCTCTCATCGGGCTAACCTCACACACCTTCGCCATGGCACTTGCCGGCAGATGCCTGCAAGCCATCGGAGCTGCGGTTATTCCCGCAATTGCCATGATTATCCCTTTGCGTTATTTTGCCCCCGAACGTAGAGGAGCAGCACTTGGCATGACCGCGGTAGGCCTTGCATTCGGCAATGCGCTTGGACCTGTTATCGCCTCTTTAATCGTTAGCATGGTACACTGGCGTTGGTTGTTCGCTGTCCCTGTGCTAGTCTTGGCTACAATCCCCTACTACCGCAAGTATTTAGGCAATGAACAAACCAAGTCCACCAGCAAATTTGATTGGATTGGCGGTATTCTTCTGGCAGTCACAATCACCTTAATGCTCCTAAG
Above is a genomic segment from Paenibacillus sp. HWE-109 containing:
- a CDS encoding AraC family transcriptional regulator, coding for MEDLYRFPNIIHTLQVVGCHFGRKPPGWEYPRHHHHLFELLYCQEGQVTHDINRETVTMKAGDWLLIKSGVRHQSSNSSALDYGYFNVHFDLDDTEIRSLLAATPYRHIPQKAAAESKLLHYVKELESVMHRNLANAEEAQLHLRFEDKLLLQSYLLLIIHDVLDLIRGHAASYKQKKTAVSDKDASLFAADVAHAIEEKLSSGLCEEATVAGIAKELNLSRSQCTKLFAKVYGLSPRQYVSQQKLKLAKELLVTTHLPMTDIADKLGFQSASHFSRQFRRWTGQSPSEFKPKHQVAQQPLSEISH
- a CDS encoding alpha/beta hydrolase family protein; the protein is MIQKKYALKQDIQGKAVVITYEDSYEHEEESPFQTGSMEDELFLKIRQEIENYASLSNTHSETTIIVESCLITDQHIPVLFVYPEGANELPVVFFNHGTGGDAVGLISMGIPLAYAGFFTVLVDARMHGRRRPANFKEAFYGNDYKKVYLTLLQETTQDISRLIDYLEQDPRADTHKVGISGISQGGYLSFFAITQDKRIKVAAPIIGSPDLEDQYGASPPFDELEPTVQQDIIRFSPLRNYRQMPPVALLVQNGNEDIVVPVEGVRKLEAKLKELYKEMPDRYQYVEYDGVGHAITLNGIEDPLGIGQRMMAWFTKHL
- a CDS encoding DeoR/GlpR family DNA-binding transcription regulator, coding for MSLTYEDRRMTILNQLEMEGKVQVHHLSEMLAVSTETVRRDLDRLEKEGKLRKVYGGAVKMRLELVEPPFLKRAQMMKAEKAAIGKLAASLIQDGETIMMDNGTTTIEIMPYLKDRTNITLITHSVPILNLAMETFRGRIIFVGGEINMEFQAAAGSLTDQMLDQFKVNKAFISVGGISLTDGITDFHLAEAIVSRKMIQRAEESILVTDHTKFGMSTFARVSKLEEISMVITDSGCSKEWIDAIETLGIEVLISD
- a CDS encoding TetR/AcrR family transcriptional regulator; the protein is MDTSKLGSSDRLLLAALNLISERGYNGVTTMEIAQAAGLSEKTLFRQFGSKQKLLEAAFDRYHYAEEMKKLFNEKLVWELEADLLLVSRTYHEIMNRNRKIFQISLKDEGQLPGFRERTHKHPHQLLEILTNYFITMSEKGKMIAANPEMQAFSFMMMNYGAFQNDLDSHKNYPSISLEPFIQESIKIFARALRP
- a CDS encoding DMT family transporter: MFVVSLSLVVASGLTHAIWSLFTKRSRNKSVFLWAIVMVTTVGLFPYLVRELWITPLSLQAYGLLLLSACLQSIYALLLAKTYNMGDLSQVYPIMRGTSTLFIPIVSVLFLRETLSVYGWMGLLCMVIGFLWLSGIISRKQTSAGTVKPFLMALCVGLCTTCYVFVDRLNLQHVSAITLLEVTNIGFMAGLTPIVLRSKQIGTEWKMNAKIILLGAILNPGSYLLFLFAMTYAPVAHISPIREIGTVFATILGIVVLKEKQGKLRIICSILILMGILIISFFG
- a CDS encoding metallophosphoesterase family protein, whose amino-acid sequence is MQHPLTFRKDHTFTITQFTDIHWKDGGTEDQLTKRLMEDVLDTERPDLVVFTGDVIYTGYVTPGEPLCEQPLQAFRDAIQVAETRGIPWAVVFGNHDTETLITRTELMDTVLQQPHTVAQHGPEEINGVGNYQLTITDSEGVAAAALYFFDSGNVSSLPHIKGYDWIRRDQIEWYTKQSEQLTSSNNEQTLPALAFFHIPLPEYQEVWNRATCYGNKFENVCCSPVNSGLFTAMVEMGDVMGTFCGHDHINDYWGELHGIRLCYGRATGYNTYGQEGFPRGARMIRLHQGERSFETWLRLADGKVIRNQPEHNPTV